AAGTTGCGGCTAACCCTGGTGAAAATCATTGCAATCCATTTTCGCTTTATGGTGGAACTGGCTTAGGTAAAACCCACTTGCTGCATGCGATTGGAAACGAAATTCTTAGCCAAAATCCAAATGCAAGGGTCGTATATATTCATTCTGAACGTTTTGTACAAGATATGGTGAAAGCGATTAAAGCCAATACGATTGAAAACTTTAAAAAGTTCTATCGTTCTTTAGACGTTTTAATGATTGATGACATTCAATTTTTTGCAAATAAAGAAGCGACTCAAGAAGAGTTTTTCCATACATTCAATTCCTTGTTTGAACGAAGTAAACAGATCATTGTTACTTCGGATGTATTTCCAAAAAACATTGAAAATATTGAAGAGCGTATCCGATCTCGTTTGAGTTGGGGGGTCAATGCAGCTATTGAACCGCCAGAACTAGAAACTCGTGTGGCAATTCTGATGAAAAAAGCAGAAGAGCGTGGCATTGAATTAACTGAAGACGTCGCATTTTTTCTCGCCCAAAAATTGCGAACTAATGTCCGTGAATTAGAAGGGGCACTCAATCGTGCGATTGCGTGGAAAAATTTTACCCATCGTCCAATTACCGTAGATGCGATGCGGGAAGCTTTAAAAGATTTACTTGCATCTTATGATCATCTTATTACTATTGAAAATATTCAGAAAACGGTTGCTGAATATTACAATATCAAAATGTCGGATCTGAAATCCAAAAGCCGCACTCGCTCTGTGGCAAGACCTCGTCAAATGGCAATGGCGTTAGCCAAAGAACTAACTAACCATAGCTTGCCTGAGATCGGGCGTGAATTCGGTGGCCGGGATCATACGACGGTAATGCACGCTTGCAAAACGATTAACGAATTGCGAGATAGTGGCGGCAGCATTCAAGAAGACTATACTAATTTAACTCGTAAACTCTCGTCATAGGGGGAAATATGCAATTTACTATTACACGTGAACAATTACTCAAACCGTTACAGCAAGTATGTGGCGTATTAAGCAGTCGCCCAACTTTACCTGTGATCAATAATATTTTGCTTGATATTCGTGGCAATCAATTATTTATGACGGGAACCGATCTTGAAGTCGAACTGACCACCCAAGCTGAGTTACTGGAAGCGGTTGGATCCGATGGAAAATTTACCATTCCTGCCAAAAAATTTCTCGATATTTGTCGCACCTTGCCAGACGATAGCGTCATTTCGGTGCAATTCGAAGCTGATCGTGCCTTTGTACGTGCAGGACGCAGTAAATTCAATTTAGCAACATTGCCTGCGAGCGACTATCCAAATTTAATGGATTGGAAGCCAGAAGTGGATTTCACTATCGACCAAGCGACTCTTGCTCGCTTAATTGATGCAACCCAATTCTCAATGGCGAACCAAGATGCTCGTTATTTCTTGAACGGGATGAAATTTGAAACGGAAGGTAACTTGCTTCGCACCATTGCGACAGACGGGCATCGTCTTGCTGTTTGTACGATGGCATTAGATCAAGAGCTGTTGGCTCACTCGGTTATCGTGCCACGCAAAGCGGTGCTTGAACTTGCTCGCTTAGTGGGACACAACAGTGATTCTGTTCGTCTTGAAATCGGTACCAGCAACCTACGAGTGACCATGAACGGCATTGTGTTCACCTCGAAATTGATTGACGGACGTTTCCCAGATTACCGTCGAGTGTTCCCACGCAATGCCGACCGCATTTTAGAAGCCGATGCAGAAGTATTAAAACGTGCTTTAGTGCGTGCAGCGATTTTATCCAACGAACGTTTCCGTGGCGTGCGTTTAGCGTTAAGCAAAGATCAGCTCAAAATTACCGCCAATAACCCAGAGCAAGAAGAAGCGGAAGATATTATTGACGTTTCCTACGATAATGTCGAAATGGAAATCGGCTTTAACGTCAGCTATTTATTGGACGTGATCAACACCTTAAAATGCCAACGCTTACGCATCAATTTAGTTGATTCCATTTCAAGCTGTGTGATTGAAGATGTGGATAATAGCACGGCGGAATATGTGATAATGCCGATGCGGTTGTAGTAGCTTGTTACTTTTCTTTGCGTTACCAAAGAAAAGTCACCAAAAGAAAGGCAACCCTACTTCACCGCTTATCTTCGCTTTGTTTGAATTTGCTTTACGGAAAAATTTAAAACTCGCTCGCAAGCTCGCGTAGACACTAAATTTTTCCTACAAATTCAAAGTCGCTCAGGCGGTTCAGAAGGGAAAAAAACTATATCATTCTGCCCCCGCATTTGTGGGGGAAGTACCCTGCAAAGCAGGGCAAGCGGTTAGTTCCTTAGCATTTTTTGCAAATAGCGTTCTTCATTTTGCTCAACCACTTCTCCTAATAATATGGAGTTGGATCAATTTCAAATGTCATTATCCCGTTTAATCACTCACAACTTCCGAAATTTAACTGCTGTGGATCTAGAGTTGAGCCACAGCTTTAATTTTTTGGTGGGGGAAAATGGCAGCGGCAAGACCAGTTTGCTGGAATCGATTTTCTATCTCGGACACGGGCGGTCATTCAAAAGCCATATCAGCAACCGCATTATTCATTACGATCACGATCAATTCACCCTGTTTGGCAAGGTGGAAGAAGCCAAACACGAATGGTCGGTTGGGATCCAAAAAAGTCGTCAAGGCGAGACTACTCTGAAAATCAATGGCGAAGATGGTAAGAAAATTTCCGATCTCGCTCATCTGTTGCCGATGCAAGTCATCACCCCTGAAGGTCTAACCCTGCTGAACGGTGGACCGACGTATCGTCGAGCATTTCTCGACTGGGGATTGTTCCATCAGCACCCTGAATTTTATAGCCATTGGGCGAATCTTAAGCGGTTGCTCAAACAACGCAATTCGGCATTGGCACAAGTGCGGAGCTATGCGGAGTTGCGACCTTGGGACATCGAGCTAACCAAACTTGCCAACATTGTCAGCCAATTGCGTGCTGCCTATGCCGAAGCATTGCGACCTGAAATTGAGAAAACTTGCCAATTCTTTCTGCCAGAATTAGAGATTAGCGTCAGCTTTCATCAAGGTTGGGAAAGAGGGGCGGATTATGCGGCAATTTTAGCCCAAAGTTTTGAGCGAGATCGGGGTGTAGGCTACACGATGGTTGGACCGCAAAAAGCCGATTTTCGCTTTCGTGCCAACGGTTTACCTGTGGAAGATGTGCTTTCTCGTGGGCAGTTAAAACTGCTGATGTGTGCGTTGAGGTTAGCTCAAGGCGAATATCTAATGGTTGAAAAACAGCGAAAATGCCTGTTTTTGATCGACGATTTCGCCTCGGAACTTGACCCAACCAAGCGGTCGCTTTTGGCTCATCGGTTGCGTCAAAGCGGCTCACAAGTGTTCGTGACCGCCATTACCCAAGATCAACTCAACCAAATGCAATGGGATGAACAGAGCAACGACCTGCGTTTCTCCGTCCACCAAGGGCAAATTCAACTGATAAAATAAGGAAAAATATGCGAAATTCTCAACTTAAACACGCTCTTTTAACCCGTTTATTACGTTATACCCAAATCTACACCACTTCCGATCGCAAAAGCCAAACCACACCAAGTTCCCCACAGCAGTGGGATTTACTCCACCTTTTGCGTGATGAAATGACCACAATGGGATTAAGCGACATCAGCCTTGATCAAAACGGCTACCTGTTTGCCACTTTGCCCGCTAACACCGATAAAATTGTGCCAACCCTCGGTTTGATTGCTCACGTGGATACCGCCCCTGATTTCAACGGCAAAAATGTGAAGCCGCAAGTAGTTGAGCAGTACGATGGAGCGGATATTCTGCTAAAAGGCAGCGGTGATGTGCTTTCGCCAAAGGATTTCCCCGCATTGAATCACTTGAAAGATCACACCCTTGTGACCACCGATGGCACATCATTACTGGGAGCGGACGACAAATCGGGCATTTCGATTATTCTTTCTGCAGTGGAATATCTACAAGCTCATCCAGAAGTTCCACACGGCAAAATCCGCATCGGTTTTACTGTAGATGAAGAAATCGGGCGTGGGGCAGATCACTTTGATGTACAAGCCTTTGGTGCCGATGTTGCCTACACTTTAGATGGTGGGCCGCTTGGCGAATTGCAGTATGAAAACTTCAATGCAGACGGTGCTACTGTCACCCTTTTCGGTCGTAGTGTTCACCCGGGCACCGCCAAAGGAAAAATGATCAATGCATGGGAGCGAGCCTGCGAATTTCACTGCCGCTTGCCCCCCCATTTAACCCCAGCTGAAAGCGAGCAGCGAGAGGGTTTCATTATGCTTGGCGGTATTGATGGGGGCATCGACCGCACCGAGTTGCACTATATTTTACGCAGCTTCAGCCGTGAAGAATTGGTTCGTTTCGGCGAAATGTTGCGATCTACAATGGCAGAAATGCAAAAAGCGTACGGCGAGCATTGCGGCAAAGTCGAAATCACTGAGCAGTACCGCAATATGTACGAAGTGTTGGAAAACCATCAATATCTGATCGATATCGCCCAAAACGTGATGCAAGCCCAAGGTATCAAACCAATTTTAGAGCCAATTCGTGGCGGTACTGACGGCTCACGTCTCTCCTTTATGGGCTTACCTTGCCCTAACTTGTTCACTGGCGGCGAAAACTTCCACGGCAAATTTGAGTTTATTTCCGTGGATGTAATGGAGCAAGCCACTCAAGTCGTTGTTGGTATCGCTCAAGCCTTTACTGAACACAAGTTTTAGGGCTTACAAGCGGTCAGATCCAGCAAAAATTTTGCAAATAGCTCGCTCATTCGAAGAATGAAAAAATCGGCATCTTATTTGGATGCCGATTTTTTTATGAGGTTATCCTATTTTTGTTTACCGAATTGGTTACCGATTAAAAACGCCACCAAGCCGATGGTGAGTGCGGGAACAATGGTGTGGAAACTGAGAATTTTGATCCCAAAACTGCTCATCAACACATAGCTACCAAGTCCTGCGATCATCGAACAGATCGCTCCTGTGGCGTTCGCTTTTTCCCAGTAAAGCCCAAGCACAATCACCCATAAGAATGTTGCTTCTAAGCCGCCAAGTGAGAGCAAGTTCAACCAAATCAACATATCAGGCGGGTTGAACGCCAGTAAAAATACGCCGATGGTGAGGGTTAATGTTGTGAGCGTTGAAAACAATTTGAGCTTGCTTTCGTTTTGAGCAGCACTTGGTTTGATTGCTAGATAGAGATCCTTGATCATTGTGGAGGATGATTGAATCAACATCGAGTCGATAGACGACATAATCGCCGCCATTGGTGCCGCTAAGAAAATGCCGACGATCACAGGCGGCAGCACTTGCAACATCAAGGTTGGGATAACTTGATCGACCACTTTCAAATCAGGTGAAACCGCACGTCCTAAAGCCCCCGCTAAGTGCATTCCGAGCATTAAAAACGACACTACAATCGTGCCAATAATCATCGCACGGTGCAACGCTTTGCTGTCTTTATACGCCATACTGCGAACGGCAAGGGGCGGCAAGCCAACCAAACCAAAGCAAACGAGTACCCAGAACGATGTCATAAAGGTAAAATCGAGTGGACGCTCATCAATGCCATAAGGGGTGATCAGCTGCGGGTTAATCGCTTCTAATTGATTGATAATCGGCTCTACACCGCCTGCGGCATAAATCACGCCGCCAAGTAATAAAGCGGTTCCAACCATCATTACCAAGCCTTGAATGGTATCGGTTAAAACCACGGCACGAAAGCCGCCGATAAAGGTATAAACCCCAACAGTGAGTGCGAAAATCAGCAGCGACATTCCGTAGGAAATGCCAAGTGTAGTCTCAAGCAAACGCCCCGCCCCAATGAACTGTACCACCATCATCGCAAAGAAAGAGAGTAACAACGCAAGGCTTGAAAGCCATACAATCACGGGGCTTTTATAGCGGGTGAGTAACATATCATTGATCGTTACGCTATTATTTTTACGGGCTAAAATCGCAAATTTTTTGCCCAACGCCCCGAGAGATAAAATCACTGCAGGGACTTGGATCATCGCAAGCAACACCCAACCCAAGCCGTATTTATACGCTGCCCCAGGTCCGCCGATAAAACTACTTGCCCCAACGTAAGTTGCCGCCATTGTCATCGCCAACACAAAGCCCGACATTGAGCGACCACCGACGTAATATTCTGTTAGAAATGAACCGCTTGTGCGTTTTCGATAGGCATAAAACGCCACGCCAAATACAAATAGCAAATAGGCGATAAGCGGCATTAACACGGCAAAATCCATTTACTTGTCCTCCAAATCGATCTCTTGGTACACCATTTTGATCACTATCGTGGTGAGCAACACAAATAAAATCGGCAAATAAATGCACGCTAGTTCAAACCAAATCGGAAAGCCTAAAAGCCCCCGCCCCGTTGGCGAAAAGTAGGCAAATCCAACCCAACCTGTGAGATAAAACAGCGTCAGCCACAACGACCAACGCACCTCTCGCATAATTTGCTGTGAATGTTTCATTTTTTCTCCAGAATTCACAAAGTCACAAAAAAAGCGGGATAATCCCGCTCATAAAGGAGAATTCATCATCAATGAATTACTCTAATGCTAATTTTTTTCTTCTTCATCGGTACGATCTTTCATCAACTCTTCATCAGTTGGTAAAGGCTGACCAGTGAATGCGTGTAAAAAGGCTTCACAGAGCAGTTCGCTATTTGTCGCGTGGCGAAGATTACGAATTTGGCGACGAGTACGTTCGTTGGTCAAAATTTCCAACACTTTAATTGGAATCGACACCGTAATTTTTTTCACTTGCTCGCTTTTTTTGCCGTGTTCTGCATACGGGCTAATGTATTCACCATTCCATTCTGCCATTTTCAGTACCTAAAAATAAAAAACTTAGCTATCATTTTAATCAAAAGTCGTTATGTTCGCAATCTAGACGTCTAGATTCCTAGTTTTAATGTTATGATGTTATTTAGTTGAACCCATAAAAAGGACATCGTCATGAAACCAATACAAACGCTTCCTGCTGGACTTTCTCTTGTCAAACATAACCAACTGGATATTTTGCATATTCACCACACTACGTTTAACGCCAAGGTAGCATTGCAAGGGGCACAGTTGTTGAGCTGGCAGCCAAGCCACTGTTCGCAAGATGTAATTTGGCTAAGTGATGTTGAGCCATTTGAAACGGGCGTAGCAATTCGTGGAGGGGTGCCGATTTGTTATCCGTGGTTTGGGGGCGTGAAACAGCCCGCTCACGGCACAGCTCGTAATCGCTTGTGGGTACTCACCAAAGCTGATGTGCTTGCCGATCGTGTATTGCTAGAACTCGCTTTGGCGGACGAAGCCTTGATGCAAATGGAATTAGGCGATGAATGTCGTTTAACCTTCACCCACCTTGCTTCAGAGCCTGCTCAAGTAGCGTTACACAGCTATTTTAAGGTGGCAGATATTGCCCAAGTTGAGCTACATAACTTACCCAATGAGAGTTTCAATTCTGTTGAGCAGAGTATACAAGCGGTCACTTCCCCAAGAAAATTTGCAAATCTAGTCGATGAAATTTACACCGCAAATGGCTTGCCGACCTTGATTGTCGATCCGATTGAGAAACGCCAAATCAGCGTTGAGCATCAAAATGCCAGCGAAGTTGTGGTGTGGAACCCGTGGTACAAAGCGATGTCAGGAATGAACGAAACAGGGCATAAAACGATGGTTTGCGTTGAAACCGCTCGCATTCACCGCTGGTTAAACCAAGGCGAAACTATCACGGCAAAATTCAGCGTACAAGCACTTTAATCTTATTTTGTGGTATGATTTGCAGCAAACGCAAGGCGGGTTTTAACCCGCCTTTTCTTTGATGTTATTTTCGGGCGAATGAATCTGCCCAACGGAATTTGCTATGACCACTCTTAAAAACGATCGCTATTTAAAAGCCCTATTGCGTGAACCTGTGGATATGACGCCTGTGTGGATGATGCGTCAAGCAGGGCGTTACCTACCTGAATATAAAGCCACTCGTTCGCAGGCAGGCGATTTTATGTCGCTCTGTCGCAATGCGGAGTTAGCCTGTGAAGTTACCCTTCAGCCTCTACGCCGTTACGACTTAGACGCCGCCATTTTGTTTTCAGATATTTTGACCATTCCTGATGCGATGGAGCTCGGATTAAGTTTTGGGGCAGGTGAAGGCCCGAAATTTGCTCGCCCAATTGAACGCAAAGCGGACGTGGATAACTTGCCAATTCCCGATCCAGAAGGCGAATTGCAATATGTGATGAATGCGGTGCGAACCATTCGCCGTGAATTAAAAGGTGAAGTGCCATTGATTGGCTTTTCAGGCAGCCCGTGGACGTTGGCGACTTATATGGTCGAAGGTGGCTCAAGCAAAGCTTTCACCAAAATTAAAAAAATGCTCTATACCGATCCGCAACTGTTGCACAGCTTGTTAGATAAACTTGCCGATAGCGTGATTTTATATTTGAATGCTCAAATCAAAGCAGGGGCACAGTCGGTGATGGTGTTCGATACTTGGGGAGGCGTGTTGGCTCACCGTGATTACCAGGAATTTTCGTTGCAATATATGCACAAAATTGTGGACGGTTTAATTCGTGAAAATGACGATCGCCGAGTGCCTGTTACCCTGTTCACTAAAGGCGGTGGCTTATGGTTAGAAGCGATTGCCGATACAGGTTGCGATGCCGTAGGCTTAGATTGGACAGTCGATATTGCCGATGCCCGTGCCAGAATTGGGCAC
The nucleotide sequence above comes from Pasteurellaceae bacterium Orientalotternb1. Encoded proteins:
- the dnaA gene encoding chromosomal replication initiation protein DnaA (binds to the dnaA-box as an ATP-bound complex at the origin of replication during the initiation of chromosomal replication; can also affect transcription of multiple genes including itself.), which gives rise to MSSLWSDCLSHLQTKVSPADYSTWLRPLQASSTSRELVLYAQNQFVANWVKDKFMAEIVGLARFLGKNDELNVTIQVGNKPAEESVPMPQPSVKSQPEMTTNIRTGITENLTFDNFVQGKSNQLAKAVAQQVAANPGENHCNPFSLYGGTGLGKTHLLHAIGNEILSQNPNARVVYIHSERFVQDMVKAIKANTIENFKKFYRSLDVLMIDDIQFFANKEATQEEFFHTFNSLFERSKQIIVTSDVFPKNIENIEERIRSRLSWGVNAAIEPPELETRVAILMKKAEERGIELTEDVAFFLAQKLRTNVRELEGALNRAIAWKNFTHRPITVDAMREALKDLLASYDHLITIENIQKTVAEYYNIKMSDLKSKSRTRSVARPRQMAMALAKELTNHSLPEIGREFGGRDHTTVMHACKTINELRDSGGSIQEDYTNLTRKLSS
- a CDS encoding DNA polymerase III subunit beta yields the protein MQFTITREQLLKPLQQVCGVLSSRPTLPVINNILLDIRGNQLFMTGTDLEVELTTQAELLEAVGSDGKFTIPAKKFLDICRTLPDDSVISVQFEADRAFVRAGRSKFNLATLPASDYPNLMDWKPEVDFTIDQATLARLIDATQFSMANQDARYFLNGMKFETEGNLLRTIATDGHRLAVCTMALDQELLAHSVIVPRKAVLELARLVGHNSDSVRLEIGTSNLRVTMNGIVFTSKLIDGRFPDYRRVFPRNADRILEADAEVLKRALVRAAILSNERFRGVRLALSKDQLKITANNPEQEEAEDIIDVSYDNVEMEIGFNVSYLLDVINTLKCQRLRINLVDSISSCVIEDVDNSTAEYVIMPMRL
- a CDS encoding DNA replication/repair protein RecF encodes the protein MSLSRLITHNFRNLTAVDLELSHSFNFLVGENGSGKTSLLESIFYLGHGRSFKSHISNRIIHYDHDQFTLFGKVEEAKHEWSVGIQKSRQGETTLKINGEDGKKISDLAHLLPMQVITPEGLTLLNGGPTYRRAFLDWGLFHQHPEFYSHWANLKRLLKQRNSALAQVRSYAELRPWDIELTKLANIVSQLRAAYAEALRPEIEKTCQFFLPELEISVSFHQGWERGADYAAILAQSFERDRGVGYTMVGPQKADFRFRANGLPVEDVLSRGQLKLLMCALRLAQGEYLMVEKQRKCLFLIDDFASELDPTKRSLLAHRLRQSGSQVFVTAITQDQLNQMQWDEQSNDLRFSVHQGQIQLIK
- a CDS encoding peptidase T, which translates into the protein MRNSQLKHALLTRLLRYTQIYTTSDRKSQTTPSSPQQWDLLHLLRDEMTTMGLSDISLDQNGYLFATLPANTDKIVPTLGLIAHVDTAPDFNGKNVKPQVVEQYDGADILLKGSGDVLSPKDFPALNHLKDHTLVTTDGTSLLGADDKSGISIILSAVEYLQAHPEVPHGKIRIGFTVDEEIGRGADHFDVQAFGADVAYTLDGGPLGELQYENFNADGATVTLFGRSVHPGTAKGKMINAWERACEFHCRLPPHLTPAESEQREGFIMLGGIDGGIDRTELHYILRSFSREELVRFGEMLRSTMAEMQKAYGEHCGKVEITEQYRNMYEVLENHQYLIDIAQNVMQAQGIKPILEPIRGGTDGSRLSFMGLPCPNLFTGGENFHGKFEFISVDVMEQATQVVVGIAQAFTEHKF
- a CDS encoding sodium/panthothenate symporter — translated: MDFAVLMPLIAYLLFVFGVAFYAYRKRTSGSFLTEYYVGGRSMSGFVLAMTMAATYVGASSFIGGPGAAYKYGLGWVLLAMIQVPAVILSLGALGKKFAILARKNNSVTINDMLLTRYKSPVIVWLSSLALLLSFFAMMVVQFIGAGRLLETTLGISYGMSLLIFALTVGVYTFIGGFRAVVLTDTIQGLVMMVGTALLLGGVIYAAGGVEPIINQLEAINPQLITPYGIDERPLDFTFMTSFWVLVCFGLVGLPPLAVRSMAYKDSKALHRAMIIGTIVVSFLMLGMHLAGALGRAVSPDLKVVDQVIPTLMLQVLPPVIVGIFLAAPMAAIMSSIDSMLIQSSSTMIKDLYLAIKPSAAQNESKLKLFSTLTTLTLTIGVFLLAFNPPDMLIWLNLLSLGGLEATFLWVIVLGLYWEKANATGAICSMIAGLGSYVLMSSFGIKILSFHTIVPALTIGLVAFLIGNQFGKQK
- a CDS encoding transcriptional repressor protein MetJ (when combined with S-adenosylmethionine represses the expression of the methionine regulon and of proteins involved in S-adenosylmethionine synthesis), whose translation is MAEWNGEYISPYAEHGKKSEQVKKITVSIPIKVLEILTNERTRRQIRNLRHATNSELLCEAFLHAFTGQPLPTDEELMKDRTDEEEKN
- a CDS encoding D-hexose-6-phosphate mutarotase, translated to MKPIQTLPAGLSLVKHNQLDILHIHHTTFNAKVALQGAQLLSWQPSHCSQDVIWLSDVEPFETGVAIRGGVPICYPWFGGVKQPAHGTARNRLWVLTKADVLADRVLLELALADEALMQMELGDECRLTFTHLASEPAQVALHSYFKVADIAQVELHNLPNESFNSVEQSIQAVTSPRKFANLVDEIYTANGLPTLIVDPIEKRQISVEHQNASEVVVWNPWYKAMSGMNETGHKTMVCVETARIHRWLNQGETITAKFSVQAL
- a CDS encoding uroporphyrinogen decarboxylase, yielding MTTLKNDRYLKALLREPVDMTPVWMMRQAGRYLPEYKATRSQAGDFMSLCRNAELACEVTLQPLRRYDLDAAILFSDILTIPDAMELGLSFGAGEGPKFARPIERKADVDNLPIPDPEGELQYVMNAVRTIRRELKGEVPLIGFSGSPWTLATYMVEGGSSKAFTKIKKMLYTDPQLLHSLLDKLADSVILYLNAQIKAGAQSVMVFDTWGGVLAHRDYQEFSLQYMHKIVDGLIRENDDRRVPVTLFTKGGGLWLEAIADTGCDAVGLDWTVDIADARARIGHKVALQGNMDPSVLYASPERIEQEVQTILAGFGKGSGHVFNLGHGIHQDVLEQSPKVFVDAIHAFSKQYHK